CACCTGGGTTCTAGTATTAGTTCAGCCACATGTAAACCATATGACCTTGCGTAAGTCAGTTTATTTCTCTGGCCCTCATGTTCCTTGTTGGTAAAATAAGTGTCACATCACCTAACCTCTGGGATTATTGTGAGAGTTAAATTAGGTCATCAACAGGAAAGTGAGAAGTTTGATCTAAATTTGGGGAAGCATTCCTAATGATGTATGATGACAAAATTTCAGATAATTCTGGATTTGTTGGTGAGAAGAGAGAGTGTTGGTAGGGACGAGCTCTGAGGTGATGCCTTTATAACTTTAAGCATCCAACTGTTTCAAAACCTCCAGGAGAACATGGCCATGTCTGTTCTACCTGTGTATTATTGTAGAGGTAGCATCTGGGAGCCTCTGCTCCCTGAGCTTAAGGGAGGTAATTTGGAgatcatttaattctcattttacagaaggaaaaaaaaattgagggtcTTTAGGCCATTTGTTTAGGTAATATTTCTTAAGTGCCCACTCAAATATGTGGACTGTACTAAATACTAGGGAGGTAAAGATAAATACGAAGATATGGTCCCTGTCTTCAAGAAGCTCCAAGTCTTGTGGGGGAGACAGACATGTATATACATAGATTTCAATGCTGTGTAATGAGTGCTATAATTGGGTGAGGCTACACAAAGTGCAATGAGAATGTAAAAGAAGAATCTTTAAGCCTTCTTCTTGGATGAGTTGGAAAAGGCTTCACAGAAGAGGTAGCCTTTGAGTGAAGACTTGAAAGATGAGTAGTGTTTACCGGATGAAAGGCCTGAGAAGGAGGAATGCATTCTAGGCAAAAGTAACAGCCTGTGCAGAGATAACAGAGATATAGAGGCATGTGAGAGGGCAAGTGGCAAGAGATCAGTCTAGGTAGGCAGGTCATAAAGGGCCTATTCATGTATAATGATGGCAGTAAGATGGGGATGGCAGTAGGGTGGGAAACTAGTAGGGCCAGGGTCCCTATTGAGTAgaaaagaatggagaggaagTGCCAGGCAGAAAGAGGGATGGACACAAGAGAGGGAACATGAAAGTGGTGAACAGAAGGCAGTGGCTGTCAAGACATCTCTCCATACACTGTACACTGTATGTAATATCCATCTCCCAGGGTTGTTAGAAGGGTCAAACCAGATCATAGCTGGAAAACAGCTTTGTGAAGTGAAAACTGCTGTTTATGTCGGAGAAATGATTGTTAAACTGCATCTTCGGAAAGGTGGAGTGATCAAGAGCACAGACCTTGGAATCTGACTGCTTTGCTTTGTAACTTGGTCTGCCAATTACTAGCTgtatgatcttggacaagttccttaacctctctctGACTCACTTGTACTGGTTCAcagaatggagataataatagtacctactttacTCATTGTTGTGaatgttaaatgagataatataagtaaagtgcttagaaaagagttaaatgtaccccataaatacatacaactatCATGTacccaaaataatgtttaatttttttaaaaagagccatccaatagaaatcaaaagaaaaaaggagttcGCTCATATAAGCAGTCAATAAGTGttagattatttttctcttacaaCTGACAATGCCCTTTTTGTCTCCATCATCATCTCATTTGAGCAGCTCAGTGAAGTAGGGAGGATAAGGAATATTATCCTCACCAAATAGTTTGTGCTTTTCCCCACCACCCCTTAGTGGCCAGCCTGGATGGTCCCTGGGGATCCTTAGGGGATGCCCGAATGCCAGAGCATCTCTGCCCAACAGGGGCTCAGACTTAGCTCAGCCCGTCAGTACCCAGACTGACCACTGCCTCTGCCTCTTCTCCAGGCTTCCGCAACTTACACGTGGACGACCAGATGGCTGTCATTCAGTACTCCTGGATGGGACTCATGGTGTTTGCCATGGGCTGGCGATCCTTCACCAATGTCAACTCCAGGATGCTCTACTTCGCCCCTGATCTGGTTTTCAATGAGTAAGTGCTCCTGGGGCCCAGACCTCATTAAAATACAGCAGCTTGGCCAGACCCGGttggtggtgatgctgatggGGTGACAGTGAAGCTTAGCTCATTTGACCTGCAGTTGTCGCAGTGGATGCCCCAGCCATCCAATCCAGTATGAGGCGGCTTTGCCCTGACTTTCAGCCAACTGGTAGGAGCCCAGGAGGATGGTGCTGAGACCACCCCTTTCACACCCAAGAACCAATCCTGGTCACGTTTCTGGTCTGCTTTGCAGCTTATCTCAGAACCACATGGAAAGATTCCTCCCCTTCACATATAAAAGAGGCAGAAAGACTCTGGCTTTAAGGGCTGAAGTTTCTTGGGTTCTTTTGCTACCACCAAAGGCTAATGCTAGTCACCATTTGCTGAGCAACTAGTTTGTGCCAAGACTATGCTAGATACTTTCTAAATCCTATCTCATTGAGTCCTCATGGTGACCTGACCTCCCCTTTTTATAGATAACACTATTTTTTTATGGATGGGGAAAGTCAGGCTCAGCAAAATAAAGTGACtcacccaaagtcacagagctagtgCCTGTTGGAGACAAGATTCAAACGTATGTCTCTGTCAATCTCAGCTCTTCTGCGTCATGGTGGTAACTGATGGGAAGGAGTACCTCTACTGCtctctggctgtgtgatcttggtaCTGCCATTTTCCTTCCCTTAAACAGCTTTAATTAATACCTGCCCTGCCACCAGCTCTATATAACATCATGAATTTGGCCAGCGGCTCAGATTTTGGAATTACATTTTTCTCCACTAAAATCTCAGTTCTACTATTTTCTTAATCAGCATCTTTGGGAAAGACACTTAACTTTTCCGaccctcaatttcttcatccatTAATGATAACAGAACCTTCATAAGTAATTTCTTATGATAACTAAATGGGAACTGACAGATGTGGAATGTCTGGCCCATAgtaggcaagaagaaaaaaaaagtccctttctttttttttttttttttaaatttaaacagaaaattttaattatcttaccataaaaactatcctaaacataAAAGAGAATTGAAAAAATGTAACATAGGACAAGATTCACCCTTTCCCTAATAGTGATACTTTTTTTCcccgagatggggttttgctctgccacccaggctgaagggcagtggcacaatgatctcggcccactgcaacctccacctccctggttcaagcaattctcctgcctcagcttcccgagtagctgggattatagatgcccgccaccgtgtccagctaatttttgtatttttggtagagacgggatttcaccatgttagccaggctggtctcaaactcctgacctcatgatctgcccgcttcagccggGCATGATAATCTTTTCTATGTCTGCTGTATGAGGTCCCTCGATGGCATTGTGAATGGAGCTGGCCAGAGAAATCTTCCCAAGGACCTTGAGCTAGTCTCACCACAGAGAATCCTTCCAGTCAGGACAGGAATTGACCTTCCCCCCTCTTCAGCCCTCTAACCCAGAAGagtcttaaaataaaatctacaggCCAGTGGTTCCTTCCAGTACAGCACTGCAATGCGAGGGAGAGTGAGCGTCCCTAGCTGCCCTCTCCCAACCCTGCCAGCCTGGTAGCCAAAAGCTAAGAATAACCACTAGGCTTTTGgcacaaactgctttgtggttTTCAGACCTCCGCAAAGTTGCCTATGATGCCATCTTCTGGGGCAGGCCTTGAAAAGCCCCCTAACTGTTCATCTCCCATCCTTAAACCCCTGCTGCCCTTAAGCAGTTGAATCAACTCTATGAGCACCTGCTCTACCTTCCCCAGAGCCCTGAGACCTTGGGAGCTTTGAAAAGTGATAATTGGTTGTTCTTTAAATCCTCATTTCCTTCTCTACCTGTGAGTAAGCATGTGGcatctcacctcagcttcctggtcCAGTCTTGTTCATCTTATAAAAAGGCCTCCCTACAGGGTCAGAGGCCTAGACTCATCAAACCCAGGGCTCCTGAAACAATAGGACCCCTATTCCTCCTGTAGGAAGCCACTATGTTAGAGCCGTCAGGGTGTCTACAAACATCTAGATAAGTGTTTCTCAACATGGATTCTGTTGACatattgggaaaaataattttgtcattaTGTAGAATATGGTTAACATACCTGGCACCAGCCTACTCTATACCAAATAGGATTCCAGTCATTCTGACAGCCCAAACTGCTCCCACATATTTCTGACACCCAGTGAAGAGGCAGTACTCTCCAGTTGAGAGTGACTAATCCCTGCCAGCCTCCCTAAGCTGCTAATGGGGAGCCTCAGACCCAAAGAGAGAGATAAGAACTTGTCCAATGTAGGTCAACCCATTTGCTGATCTCTTCAACACCAAACTCTATTATCAGCCccgttttttttctttctttctctctttgtagaGATCACATGTTGTGAGGATAATGAGCTTGAaccttagctgtgtgaccttgggcaaattactgaaCTTCTATGTGCCGCAAATTTTATCTGGAGACTGCTGAAGAGTATTATAATAGCACCTTTCTACAtgtcatttattgaacacctgctatgtgtcaggcactgtgctcagtGTTTTCCAATCTTCATTTCTcctcttattttctctcttgcACTCCCACCAACCCTGCTCTCTTCCTAAATTCCATTCCTGCCTCATTTTTCTACCGTCcattctcctctctcttccttcctttaacTGTCTCCCtagtattttttccccttttccccctttcttttccccttcccctataaatttcttccctttcctttccccttctctttcctccaTTCCCCACTTTTTCTGCCCCTGAGGCCTGCAGCAATGTTAAAGGAATCCTCATTCCAGCATTGTGATTTCAATGGTAAAAAAGATTGCAGCATTGTCATCAACAGAGGTGGGAAAGTACATTGGAGACTGGAGCAGGGCCAGACCTCAGGGTCAGCCAATCTTACTAAAAAATTCTCTGCAGTGAAAGAGCTTGGAGCAACACTGTTCTGCTCAATTGATTTGTGATACCATCTAAACACTTCCTCTTTCTAGTTGGGCTTCAGCCTGAGTTGAATAATTCTACACCATCtgcccccttctctctttctccaggaCAGCCAAGATCTCTCTGAGACAGGATGCTGAGCTTCCACTAAGACAATACCAGGCCTGCTCATCCTATGGAGCAGGCTAGTGGCTTGGAAACCAAAATGTCAAACCATAGCCTTTAGGCTCCATCTGGGAGGTCTTTGTCCTCACCACTTAAGTGGGTGTcaaatttccttccctttctgcACATGCTGCACAATCAATTtctgtcttacacacacacacacacacacacacacacacacacacacacacgatttttGAAGTGCTGAAAACTGGAAGGCTTATTAGCACGAGGATGCTCTGTCTTCCCTTAGAGGTATGCCATGGTCAGCCATGGAACCGAGAGGTTGCTTTTCCTTGAAAAGCTGGCCAAGCATTGGCCACTTCCCCATATAATTTATAGGTGATAATGTGGTGATCTGTTCAGAAGTGACTATAATAAATGCAACTCACATATGTCTACAGTTTCCAAACTGTGGTAAGGAGCAGCCAGCATATGAGGGAATGGGCTCCCCTTCAGCAGCGGATATTTAAATTAGACATTCAAAAACACTCTCCGGCAGATTTAACATTGGAACTCGTTTTGAAAGAACAATGTGGAATCTCCTTCACTGGGagtttttgaataaatattaaatttctagTATTCCAGGCCAGAGGCAAAGGGGTCAACAGGATGACCAAACACTTCGGGGTCATTTGCAAATCTTGATGTCCTGATGTTAAGAGCTGACTACTGGAGCTTCTCCTAAAAATCCTTCATGTTGAGCTGCCTGGAAGGCAGGTTCTCATTCTGGCTGTAGCTGAGATATTAGAACTGTAGTCAGGGTGACCATGTGCCTGCCCCATTGTGTACATTTGGTTAGGCTTTCCTGTCCCTGACTCAGAAAACAGAAGGGGCACAGAGACCTGGAAATTCCATGTGCTAACCCATATCCTGGCCAGAGAAGATGAGTAGTTATCAGGATGTCAGGATtttggaaaagagagagagagagaaaaaaaaaacagacaaacaaacaaacaaaaaaaccttttccTGGTCCCTGGAGCACCAGCAGGAGAAACAGCAAGCTCTTCTTGGAAAACCTGGAGAGGGAGGGCAATCAGAGACATTCCCTCTGGGCTTATTGTAAGCTtcccctcattcctttttcctcTGTGTATCTCCTTCCCAGGTACCGCATGCACAAGTCCCGGATGTACAGCCAGTGTGTCCGAATGAGGCACCTCTCTCAAGAGTTTGGATGGCTCCAAATCACCCCCCAGGAATTCCTGTGCATGAAAGCACTGCTACTCTTCAGCATTAGTAAGTGCCTAGAAGTGCAGGGAATGCCCCTGAGGGCACAGAGATTCAGAGAAGACCACTTTTGCCATTAAAACGTTATTAGGGAAAAGCCAGCTTCTGGACATTTCCCTTCTTCATTCCCCCTCCCTATCCCCACTCTACTCTCTCTCAGCATCATTTTCCTAACAAGAAACAATTTCATGACTAGAAGCCAATTTATTTGCTAGAAGTCAACCTCCATCAGATTCCCCACCTATCCCCAGTCTGTCTTTGGGACAAGGCCTTTTTGACTGGTTACAGCAGGTCTCTGAATTTTTCCATAGCTTCTGCTATAGAAACAGACATGGGCCACCTTGTATTCCTTGCAGGGCAGTAGAGCAGGAGGCATTTCCTCCTGGAAAGATTTCCTCTTCTGCCAACAGGAGGAGATCTATGTAAGCAACTCAGATAGGATTTGTATGGCAGCCAAGGAACTTTTCTTTAACATCTTTTCTAAGAAGAGCCCTCTCTTAGCCCCTACAGAGGGAGAAGGGCAAAATTTGATATTCAAAGCTATGTGTTTTAGTTGTCTAAATTAGGGTTTGACTGTGAATGACATAAAAGCTTAGTTCCTAAAAAATGAGTATCTGAGAAGAGTAGAAAAAGACAAGGTTCAGGAAATTTGATTTACTTGACTCCTTTCAGATCGGATCCAGCTATCCTTTCCCCTGAGATCTCCCTGACAGACTGAAGGCCCCAAGCACATAGACTTCAACTAACAGGAAGCCAAATAGATGGTTccctgtgggggtgggggtcaagTCTGTGGTCAGAAAACTTGGTGCTTTGTCTAATGCTCCTTCGTGGGCATGCTTCCCCTCCCCATTCTGTCTTCATCCCACATCAGTTCCAGTGGATGGGCTGAAAAATCAAAAATTCTTTGATGAACTTCGAATGAACTACATCAAGGAACTCGATCGTATCATtgcatgcaaaagaaaaaatcccaCATCCTGCTCAAGACGCTTCTACCAGCTCACCAAGCTCCTGGACTCCGTGCAGCCTGTAAGCAAACGATGGAGGGTGCTTTATCAGGGAGAACAGCCTGATACAGCCAATGATAATATGCTTCTCTAGAGTCTGGCACCACCTGTTGGGAGGTGCTTCCATTCCCCTCTGGCTTTGAGTGTGGTCCAGGAAGAAAATGTGGTGAAGAAAAGAACACGGGTCACAGTGTCCCAGCTGGATATTGTGAAAGGGGTGGAGGAGTTGAGAACAGAGCAGTTGGGACTCAGGGAAGGGACTTGCAGCAGATGAATTCTCTAGGCAGACAAAACAGACCTGGATGTTTTTCCCCTCTTCTTTGAGTCATGTTCATGTgagtttgtctgtgtgtgtgtgtgtgtgtgtgtgtgtgtgtgtgtgtgtgtgtgtcagagagagagagagagagagatggagtgcagaggctggggtgagagcaCAAGCTGGAGAAGTCTTGAGTCAGAGAGCTTACAATGGTATAAGACATCTCTTGGGAGCCCTCAGTGACTCCATGGAgaccatttttctctctctctcactctctctctctctctcacacacacacacacacacacacacacacacgacctcATGGGGGAGGACCAAGGAAGGACAGGGAAGGGGGAGGAAACAAAAGGCTGAAAGACCAAAAATCAGAGGTTGGGGAAGAGGCTAGCAGAGGCCACCTCCTTGTCAACCCTGTTTTTCTCCCTCTTATTGTTCCCTACAGATTGCGAGAGAGCTGCATCAGTTCACTTTTGACCTGCTAATCAAGTCACACATGGTGAGCGTGGACTTTCCGGAAATGATGGCAGAGATCATCTCTGTGCAAGTGCCCAAGATCCTTTCTGGGAAAGTCAAGCCCATCTATTTCCACACCCAGTGAAGCATTGGAAACCCCTAtttccccaccccagcccatgCCCCCTTTCAGATGTCTTCTGCCTGTTATAACTCTGCACTACTCCTCTGCAGTGCCTTGGGGAATTTCCTCTATTGATGTACAGTCTGTCATGAACATGTTCCTGAATTCTattttctgggcttttttttctctttctctcctttctttttcttcttccctccctatCTAACCCTCCCATGGCACCTTCAGACTTTGCTTCCCATTGTGGCTCCTATCTGTGTTTTGAATGGTGTCGTATGCCTTTAAATCTGTGATGATCCTCATGTGGCCCAGTGTCAAGTTGTGCTTGTTTACAGCACTACTCTGTGCCAGCCACACAAACGTTTACTTATCTTATGCCACGGGAAGTTTAGAGAGCTAAGATTATCTggggaaatcaaaacaaaaacacgcaaacaaaaaaaaggcaaaaacaaaacaaaaaataagccaaaaaatCTTGCTAAtgttttttcctcaaaaataaataaataaacaaatacgtacatacatacacacatacatacaaacataagAAATCCCCAAAGAGGCCAATAGTGACTAGAAGGTGAAAATTGCAGGCCCATGGGGAGTTACTGATTTTTTCATCTCCTCCCTCCACGGGAGACTTTATTTTCTGCCAATGGCTATTGCCATTAGAGGGCAGAGTGACCCCAGAGCTGAGTTGGGCAGGGGGGTGGACAGACAGGAGAGGACAAGGAGGGCAATGGAGCATCAGTACCTGCCCACAGCCTTGGTCCCTGGGGGCTAGACTGCTCAACTGTGGAGCAATTCATTATACTGAATATGTGCTTGTTGTTGAAAATTTGTCTGCATGTTAATGCCTCACCCCCAAACCcttttctctctcactgtctGCCTCCAACTTCAGATTGACTTTCAATAGTTTTTCTAAGACCTTTGAACTGAATGTTCTCTTTAGCCAAAACTTGGCGACTTCCACAGAAAAGTCTGACCACTGAGAAGAAGGAGAGCAGAGATTTAACCCTTTGTAAGGCCCCATTTGGACCCAGGTCTGCTTTCTCATGTGTGAGTCAGGGAGGAGCTGGAGCCAGAGGAGAAGGAAATGATAGCTTGGCTGTTCTCCTGCTTAGGACACTGACTGAATAGTTAAACTCTCACTGCCACTACCTTTTCCCCACCTTTAAAAGACCTGAATGAAGTTTTCTGCCAAACTCCGTGAAGCCACAAGCACCTTATGTCCTCCCTTCAGTGTTTTGTGGGCCTGAATTTCATCACACTGCATTTCAGCCATGGTCATCAAGCCTGTTTGCTTCTTTTGGGCATGTTCACAGATTCTCTGTTAAGAGCCCCCACCACCAAGAAGGTTAGCAGGCCAACAGCTCTGACATCTATCTGTAGATGCCAGTAGTCACAAAGAGTTCTTACCAACTGTCAGATCGCTGGAGCCCTTAGACAAACTGGAAAGAAGGCATCAAAGGGATCAGACAAGCTGGgcgtcttgctcttgtcccccagagATGATATCCTCCCAGCAAGTGAAGAAGTTATCACTTCCTTCTTTAGAGCAGCTAAAGGGGCTACCCAGATCAGGGTTGAAGAGAAAACTCAATTACCAGGGTGGGAAGAATGAAGGCACTAGAACCAGAAACCCTGCAAATGCTCCTCTTGCCACCCAGCATATCCACCTGCAGAAGTcatgagaagagagaaggaacaaAGAGGAGACTCTGACTACTGAATTAAAATCTTCAGCGGCAAAGCCTAAAGCCAGATGGACACCATCTGGTGAGTTTACTCATCATCCTCCTCTGCTGCTGATTCTGGGCTCTGACATTGCCCATACTCACTCAGATTCCCCACCTTTGTTGCTGCCTCTTAGTCAGAGGGAGGCCGAACCATTGAGACTTTCTACAGAACCATGGCTTCTTTCGGAAAGGTCTGGTTGGTGTGGCTCCAATACGTTACCACCCATGAACTCAGGGTGTGCCCTGGGACACTGGTTTTATATAGTCTTTTGGCACGTCTGTGTTCTGTTGACTTCGTTCTCCAACCCCAAGTGCAAGGGAAAATGTCCACCTACTTTCTCATCTTGGCCACTGCCTCCTTACTTAGCTCGTAATCTCATCTGTTGAACTCAAGAAATCAAGGACCAGTCATCAAGCTGCCCATTTTAATTGGTTCACTCTGTTTGTTGAGAGAATAGTTTCTGAGTGACATGATATGATCCACAAGGGTTTCCTTCCCTGATTTCTGCATTGATATTAATAGCCAAACGAACTTCAAAACAGCTTCTTTAAATAACAAGGGAGAGGGGAACCTAAGATGAGTAATATGCCAATCCAAGACTGCTGGACAAAACTAAAGCTGACAGGATCCCTTTCTGGGGTGGGATAGACACGTTCTGGTTTTCTTTATTACTACACAATCTGGCTCATGTACAGGATcacttttagctattttaaacagaaaaaaaatccaccactCTTTTCAGTTACACTAGGTTACATTTTAATAGGTCCTTTACATCTGTTTTGGAATGATTTTCATCTTTTGTGATACACGGATTGAATTATATCATTCTCATATCTCTCCTTGTAAATACTAGAAGCTCTCCTTTACATTTCTCTATCAAATTTTTCATCTTTATGGGTTTCCCAATTGTGACTCTTGTCTTTATGAATATATGTTTTTCATTTGCAAAAGCCAAAAATCAGTGAAACAGCAGTGTAATTAAAAGCAACAACTGGATTACTCCGAATTTCCAAATGACAAGACTAGGGAAAAATAGCCTACACAAGGCTTTAGGCCTACTCTTTCTGTGCTTGGGTTTGAGTGAACAAAGGAGATTTTAGCTTGGCTCTGTTCTCCCATGGATGAAAGGAGgaggattttgtttttcttttggccaTTGATGTTCTAGCCAATGTAATTGACAGAAGTCTCATTTTGCATGCACTCTGCTCTACAAACAGAGTTGGTATGGTTGGTATACTGTACTCACCTGTGAGGGACTGGCCACTCAGACCCACTTACCTGGTGAGCTAGTAGATGAGGATCACTCACTGGAAAAGTCACGAGGACCATCTCCAAACAAGTTGGCAGTGCTTGATGTGGACGAAgagtgaggaagagaaaaagaaggagcaCCAGGGAGAAGGCCCCGTCTGTGCTGGGCAGCAGACAGCTGCCAGGATCACGAACTCTGTAGTCAAAGAAAAGAGTCGTGTGGCAGTTTCAGCTCTCGTTCATTGGGCAGCTCGCCTAGGCCCAGCCTCTGAGCTGACATGGGAGTTGTTGGATTCTTTGTTTCATAGCTTTTTCTATGCCATAGGCAATATTGTTGTTCTtggaaagtttattatttttttaactcccTTACTCTGAGAAAGGGATATTTTGAAGGACTGTCATAtatctttgaaaaaagaaaatctgtaatacatatatttttatgtatgttcaCTGGCACTAAAAAATATAGAGAGCTTCATTCTGTCCTTTGGGTAGTTGCTGAGGTAATTGTCCAGGTTGAAAAATAATGTGCTGATGCTAGAGTCCCTCTCTGTCCATACTCCAGTTCTAAATACATATAGGCATACATAGCAAGTTTTATTTGACTTGTACTTtaagagaaaatatgtccacCATCCACATGGAACACAAATGAGCTAACATTGAGCTTCAAGTAGCTTCTAAGTGTTTGTTTCATTAGGCACAGCACAGATGTGGCctttcccctcttctctcccttgATATCTGGCAGGGCATAAAGGCCCAGGCCACTTCCTCTGCCCCTTCCCAGCCCTGCACCAAAGCTGCATTTCAGGAGACTCTCTCCAGACAGCCCACTAACTACCCGAGCATGGCCCCTGCATAGCCCTGGAAAAATAAGGGGCTGGCTGTCTACGAATTATCTTGTGCCAGTTGCCCAGGTGAGAGGGCACTGGGCCAAGGGAGTGGTTTTCATGTTTGACCCACTAGAGGGGGTCATGGGAATCAGGAATGCCAAAGCACCAGATCAAATCCAAAACTTAAAGTCAAAATAAGCCATTCAGCATGTTCAGCAGTTTCTTGGAAAAGGAAGTTTCTACCCCTGATGCCTTTGTAGGCAGATCTGTTCTCACCATTAatctttttgaaaatcttttaaagtagtttttaaaaagacagatgaAAGCATCA
This genomic stretch from Pongo pygmaeus isolate AG05252 chromosome X, NHGRI_mPonPyg2-v2.0_pri, whole genome shotgun sequence harbors:
- the AR gene encoding androgen receptor isoform X3; translated protein: MILWLHSLETARDHVLPIDYYFPPQKTCLICGDEASGCHYGALTCGSCKVFFKRAAEGKQKYLCASRNDCTIDKFRRKNCPSCRLRKCYEAGMTLGARKLKKLGNLKLQEEGEASSTTSPTEETTQKLTVSHIEGYECQPIFLNVLEAIEPGVVCAGHDNNQPDSFAALLSSLNELGERQLVHVVKWAKALPGFRNLHVDDQMAVIQYSWMGLMVFAMGWRSFTNVNSRMLYFAPDLVFNEYRMHKSRMYSQCVRMRHLSQEFGWLQITPQEFLCMKALLLFSIIPVDGLKNQKFFDELRMNYIKELDRIIACKRKNPTSCSRRFYQLTKLLDSVQPIARELHQFTFDLLIKSHMVSVDFPEMMAEIISVQVPKILSGKVKPIYFHTQ